Proteins found in one Limnohabitans sp. TEGF004 genomic segment:
- a CDS encoding beta-ketoacyl-ACP synthase III, producing MTLFSRITGTGSFLPPRRLTNADLVAELAAQGVESSDEWIVERTGIRARHFAAPEMNSSDLAFEACKQALDAAGRRPQDIDLIIVATSTPDMVFPSTAAILQHKLAQLDEDAAGIAGAPAFDVQAVCSGFIYALTVADAMIRAGNAKRALVVGSEIFSRLLDFQDRTTCVLFGDGAGAVVLEASETPGILATDIHADGKHVGILCVPGHVRNGNILGDPVLKMDGQAVFKLAVGLLEGAARTVLDKAGLTEADIDWLVPHQANIRIIQSTAKKLKLPMEKVVLTVHDHGNTSAASIPLALDKAVRSGQVKPGQTLMLEGVGGGFTWGAVLVKL from the coding sequence ATGACCCTTTTCTCCCGAATCACTGGCACCGGAAGTTTTCTCCCACCTCGCCGGTTGACCAACGCAGACTTGGTCGCAGAACTGGCCGCACAAGGTGTGGAAAGCTCTGACGAATGGATTGTTGAGCGCACAGGCATCCGCGCCCGCCATTTCGCGGCACCAGAGATGAACAGCAGCGACTTGGCTTTTGAGGCTTGCAAACAAGCACTCGACGCCGCGGGTCGCCGTCCCCAAGACATTGACCTCATCATTGTTGCCACGTCCACGCCGGACATGGTGTTCCCATCCACCGCCGCTATCTTGCAACACAAGCTGGCCCAGTTGGACGAAGACGCAGCCGGTATTGCTGGCGCTCCTGCGTTTGACGTGCAAGCGGTGTGCAGCGGGTTTATTTATGCGCTGACCGTGGCCGACGCCATGATTCGCGCGGGCAACGCCAAACGCGCTTTGGTGGTGGGTTCTGAAATTTTCTCGCGCTTGCTCGATTTCCAAGACCGCACCACGTGTGTGTTGTTTGGTGACGGCGCTGGTGCAGTTGTGCTTGAAGCCTCTGAGACGCCTGGCATCTTGGCGACCGACATTCATGCTGATGGCAAGCATGTGGGTATTTTGTGTGTGCCAGGCCATGTGCGCAACGGCAACATCTTGGGCGACCCTGTGCTCAAGATGGACGGCCAAGCTGTGTTCAAGCTGGCTGTCGGCTTGCTTGAAGGTGCGGCCCGCACCGTGCTGGACAAAGCTGGCTTGACAGAGGCTGACATCGATTGGCTGGTACCGCATCAAGCCAACATCCGCATCATTCAAAGTACAGCTAAGAAGCTGAAACTACCTATGGAAAAGGTCGTTTTGACCGTTCACGATCATGGCAACACCTCGGCGGCATCGATTCCGCTGGCGTTGGACAAAGCGGTGCGCAGCGGCCAGGTGAAGCCTGGTCAAACCCTCATGCTCGAAGGCGTGGGTGGTGGCTTCACGTGGGGCGCCGTGCTCGTCAAGCTGTAA
- the plsX gene encoding phosphate acyltransferase PlsX: MTTLAVDCMGGDHGPRVTLVACRRFLDTHPDAKLLLVGLPEALSSFSHPRAQVIPASEVVGMDDPVEVALRRKKDSSMRVAIEQVKSGAAQAVVSAGNTGALMAISRYLLKTIDGIDRPAIAGRMPDFKGGGTTMLDLGANVDCTPQHLLQFAVMGSALVSVLDNIESPTVGLLNIGEEDIKGNEVIKKTGELLRTAANSGDLNFYGNVEGTDIYQGTVNLIVCDGFVGNVALKASEGLAHKISETLKNSFTHNIFTKIAAIFAYPVLSDFKDKVDHRRYNGAALLGLNGIVFKSHGSADDVAFGTALNRAYDAAHHNLLERVRSRIAHAAPLLALGQSDASA, encoded by the coding sequence ATGACCACTCTTGCTGTTGATTGCATGGGTGGCGACCATGGCCCGCGTGTCACGCTGGTAGCCTGTCGCCGTTTCTTGGATACGCACCCAGACGCGAAACTCTTGTTGGTCGGTCTGCCTGAGGCGCTATCGTCTTTTTCTCATCCTCGCGCTCAAGTGATTCCAGCCTCCGAAGTGGTGGGCATGGATGACCCCGTCGAAGTGGCCTTGCGCCGCAAAAAAGATTCGTCCATGCGCGTGGCGATTGAGCAGGTGAAGAGTGGTGCTGCCCAAGCGGTGGTATCTGCTGGTAACACGGGGGCATTGATGGCGATCTCACGCTATCTGCTTAAAACCATCGACGGTATCGATCGCCCGGCCATTGCGGGTCGCATGCCCGATTTCAAAGGTGGCGGCACGACGATGCTTGATTTGGGCGCCAACGTCGATTGCACGCCTCAGCATTTGTTGCAGTTTGCGGTCATGGGTTCGGCCTTGGTGTCGGTGCTCGACAACATTGAAAGCCCCACGGTGGGCTTGTTGAACATCGGCGAAGAAGACATCAAAGGCAATGAAGTCATCAAAAAAACAGGCGAACTGTTGCGAACTGCGGCTAACTCTGGTGATTTGAACTTTTATGGCAATGTCGAAGGCACAGACATTTACCAAGGCACGGTCAACTTGATCGTGTGCGACGGTTTTGTGGGTAATGTGGCTCTGAAAGCCAGCGAAGGCTTGGCGCATAAGATCAGTGAAACGCTGAAAAATTCGTTTACACACAACATCTTCACAAAAATTGCAGCTATTTTTGCCTATCCTGTACTTTCTGATTTCAAAGACAAGGTGGACCACCGCCGTTACAACGGCGCCGCGCTTTTGGGTTTGAACGGCATTGTTTTTAAGAGCCACGGTTCCGCCGATGATGTGGCCTTTGGTACTGCTTTGAACCGCGCGTATGATGCAGCCCACCATAACTTGCTCGAACGTGTGCGTTCACGCATTGCCCATGCGGCTCCTTTGTTAGCCCTAGGACAATCAGACGCCTCGGCCTGA
- the rpmF gene encoding 50S ribosomal protein L32, with the protein MAVQQNKKSPSKRGMHNSHTALTAPGTAVEPTTGEIHLRHHISPTGFYRGRKVLKTKSEA; encoded by the coding sequence ATGGCTGTTCAACAAAACAAAAAATCTCCTTCCAAGCGCGGCATGCACAACTCGCACACAGCGTTGACAGCTCCCGGCACAGCCGTTGAGCCAACGACTGGTGAAATCCACTTGCGTCATCACATCAGCCCCACCGGTTTCTACCGTGGTCGCAAAGTGTTGAAGACCAAGTCTGAAGCTTAA
- a CDS encoding YceD family protein, producing the protein MQTPKNLHALDVKAFAKAQMHLEGDTPVAEFERLAADCSGEVTGHVSWSAQGAIDPEQRGKDDAWLHLEAKATVPLTCQRCLHPVPVELLIEQDFRFVADEATALAEDDESDEDLLVMEDNFDLLALIEDELLMSLPLVPMHPACLSEQAPTSQEEEAILAEVKPNPFAVLASLKTRKH; encoded by the coding sequence ATGCAAACACCAAAGAACCTTCATGCCCTCGATGTCAAAGCCTTTGCCAAAGCGCAAATGCACCTTGAGGGTGACACACCCGTGGCAGAGTTTGAGCGCTTGGCCGCAGACTGCAGCGGCGAGGTGACGGGCCATGTGTCATGGTCAGCGCAAGGCGCCATTGACCCCGAGCAACGTGGCAAAGACGACGCTTGGTTGCACTTGGAAGCCAAAGCCACCGTGCCCTTGACTTGCCAGCGCTGCCTGCACCCTGTGCCAGTGGAGTTGCTGATTGAGCAAGATTTCCGCTTTGTGGCTGACGAAGCCACCGCATTGGCCGAAGACGATGAGTCAGATGAAGACCTGTTGGTCATGGAAGACAACTTCGACTTATTGGCCTTGATTGAGGACGAGCTGCTGATGAGCTTGCCCTTGGTGCCCATGCATCCAGCGTGTTTGAGTGAGCAGGCACCAACTTCGCAAGAAGAAGAGGCCATCTTGGCTGAGGTCAAACCCAACCCATTTGCCGTGCTGGCGTCGCTCAAAACGCGCAAGCACTGA
- a CDS encoding Maf family nucleotide pyrophosphatase yields the protein MSIAQRALILGSTSRYRRELLERLRVPFDVVSPDVDETPLAGEAPHALATRLALAKAKAVATLHPNAVVIGSDQVADLNGEPLGKPGTHERAVLQLQRMRGQTVVFQTAVSVVCMDSQFEQTELAQIKVRFRDLSDAEIEAYLRAEEPYDCAGSAKSEGLGIALLDAIDNDDPTALIGLPMIRTARLLRAAGIDLLGAMKP from the coding sequence ATGTCTATTGCACAACGCGCCCTGATTTTGGGCTCTACCTCACGATACCGCCGCGAACTACTTGAGCGTTTGCGTGTACCTTTTGACGTGGTCAGCCCCGATGTGGACGAAACGCCACTGGCAGGCGAAGCCCCGCACGCGCTTGCCACCCGTTTGGCTTTGGCCAAAGCCAAAGCTGTGGCGACCTTGCACCCCAACGCGGTAGTGATTGGCTCAGACCAAGTGGCTGACCTGAACGGCGAACCCTTGGGCAAGCCAGGCACCCACGAACGCGCCGTGCTGCAACTGCAACGCATGCGCGGCCAAACCGTGGTGTTTCAAACCGCGGTGTCCGTGGTCTGCATGGACAGCCAGTTTGAACAAACCGAACTCGCGCAAATCAAGGTTCGCTTTCGCGATCTGAGTGACGCCGAAATCGAAGCCTATTTGCGCGCCGAAGAACCCTACGACTGCGCTGGCAGCGCCAAGAGCGAAGGCCTAGGCATTGCCTTGCTCGACGCCATCGACAACGACGACCCCACTGCCCTCATTGGCCTACCCATGATCCGCACCGCCCGACTGCTGCGCGCCGCTGGCATTGACTTGTTAGGAGCCATGAAACCATGA
- a CDS encoding SAM-dependent methyltransferase: protein MTAATQKGTLYLVPTPLDFGCDTQAPITDVLPQETLRLAAGVTHWITENAKSTRAFLKRVDAHVPLAKTIQENTITELPREVHKKGDHTGEFDAKPMLKAALAGHDVGLVSEAGMPAVADPGSSVVRAAHELGIRVVPLVGPVSLLLALAASGLNGQNFAFVGYLPQDAAARTQRLRELENLAAKHGQTQMFIETPYRNQALWDALVNGLQGNTRLARASGLTMASMQVHCKTVQAWRSAGKAQISGEPTVFLIGK from the coding sequence ATGACCGCCGCAACCCAAAAAGGCACGCTTTACCTCGTACCCACACCACTGGACTTTGGCTGTGACACCCAAGCCCCCATCACCGATGTGCTGCCGCAAGAAACCTTGCGCCTGGCAGCAGGCGTGACGCACTGGATTACCGAGAACGCCAAAAGCACCCGCGCCTTCTTAAAGCGTGTGGATGCCCATGTGCCGTTAGCTAAAACCATTCAAGAAAACACCATCACCGAACTGCCCCGCGAGGTGCACAAAAAAGGCGACCACACGGGCGAGTTTGATGCCAAGCCCATGCTCAAAGCCGCTTTGGCAGGCCACGATGTGGGATTGGTCAGCGAAGCGGGCATGCCTGCGGTGGCTGACCCCGGCTCGTCGGTGGTGCGCGCCGCGCACGAACTGGGCATTCGTGTGGTGCCGCTGGTGGGCCCTGTGTCATTGCTGCTGGCCTTGGCCGCCAGTGGTTTGAACGGTCAAAACTTTGCGTTTGTGGGCTACTTGCCACAAGACGCTGCGGCCCGCACGCAGCGCTTGCGCGAGCTAGAAAACCTCGCCGCCAAACACGGCCAAACCCAAATGTTTATCGAGACTCCCTATCGCAACCAAGCCCTATGGGATGCACTGGTGAATGGTCTGCAAGGCAACACCCGCTTAGCCCGCGCTAGCGGCTTGACCATGGCCAGCATGCAAGTGCACTGCAAAACTGTGCAAGCTTGGCGCAGTGCGGGCAAGGCCCAAATTTCGGGTGAACCCACTGTGTTTTTGATTGGTAAATAA
- a CDS encoding S49 family peptidase has product MSEHHENQEKPSHKTVWERDTLERLAFATLAEQRASRRWRIFFRFAWLALVAALLWTGMHKGGVTGANPSQPHTAVVAIKGEIADGADASAEWVVTALRAAFEDEGSQAVVLQINSPGGSPVQAGIINDEIRRLKEKHKKPVYAVVEESCASAAYYIAVAADEIYVDKASIVGSIGVLMDGFGFTGLMDKLGVERRLMTAGVNKGFLDPFSPQTKQQRTHAQTLLDQIHQQFIQVVRDGRGKRLKETPELFSGLFWSGEQAVELGLADGLGNLDYVAREIVKAEDIIDYTRHENVAERLAKRFGAAIGEGAVRALQTMPAVR; this is encoded by the coding sequence ATGTCTGAGCACCACGAAAACCAAGAAAAACCTAGCCACAAAACGGTCTGGGAGCGCGACACCTTGGAGCGCTTGGCATTTGCCACGCTTGCCGAGCAACGTGCCAGCCGTCGCTGGCGCATCTTTTTCCGCTTTGCTTGGTTGGCATTGGTGGCTGCATTGCTTTGGACGGGTATGCACAAAGGCGGTGTGACGGGTGCCAACCCCAGCCAGCCACACACGGCTGTGGTTGCTATCAAAGGCGAAATCGCCGATGGTGCCGATGCCAGCGCCGAGTGGGTGGTGACGGCATTACGCGCTGCGTTTGAAGACGAAGGCTCGCAAGCGGTGGTCTTGCAAATCAATTCGCCCGGTGGCAGCCCCGTGCAAGCAGGCATCATCAACGACGAAATTCGTCGCTTGAAAGAAAAACACAAAAAGCCGGTGTACGCCGTGGTGGAAGAGTCTTGCGCCTCTGCCGCTTATTACATCGCCGTGGCTGCAGATGAAATTTACGTCGACAAAGCCAGCATCGTGGGCAGCATTGGTGTGTTGATGGATGGTTTTGGCTTCACTGGTTTGATGGACAAACTCGGCGTGGAGCGCCGCCTGATGACGGCTGGCGTGAACAAAGGTTTCTTAGACCCGTTCAGCCCACAAACCAAGCAACAACGCACGCACGCACAAACCTTGCTGGACCAAATTCACCAACAGTTCATCCAAGTGGTGCGTGATGGTCGCGGCAAGCGTTTGAAAGAAACGCCAGAACTGTTCAGTGGTTTGTTCTGGAGCGGTGAGCAAGCGGTAGAGCTCGGTCTTGCTGATGGCTTGGGTAACCTTGACTACGTGGCTCGCGAAATTGTGAAAGCCGAAGACATCATCGACTACACCCGGCACGAAAACGTGGCCGAGCGTTTGGCCAAGCGCTTTGGCGCTGCCATTGGCGAAGGTGCGGTGCGTGCGTTGCAGACCATGCCTGCGGTGCGTTGA
- a CDS encoding Rieske 2Fe-2S domain-containing protein, translated as MTDFASQVMPLCNSADLADGGRAVPFDVVFAGQTCRAFAIRFEGQPHAYLNRCTHVAMEMDFQPDQFFDASGRWLMCATHGAEYAPDTGECAGGPCRGGLVKIELLEADGVVHWHTAYNLKPFEFLD; from the coding sequence ATGACTGACTTTGCTTCTCAAGTGATGCCCTTGTGCAACAGCGCCGACTTGGCCGATGGTGGCCGCGCTGTGCCGTTTGATGTGGTGTTTGCGGGCCAAACCTGCCGCGCCTTTGCCATTCGCTTTGAAGGCCAGCCGCATGCCTACCTCAACCGCTGTACCCATGTCGCGATGGAGATGGACTTTCAGCCGGACCAGTTTTTTGACGCGTCAGGCCGCTGGCTGATGTGCGCCACCCACGGGGCCGAGTACGCACCTGACACGGGTGAATGCGCCGGTGGGCCTTGCCGCGGTGGCTTGGTGAAAATTGAGCTTTTAGAAGCCGATGGCGTCGTCCACTGGCATACTGCGTACAACTTGAAACCTTTCGAATTTTTAGATTAA
- a CDS encoding HAD-IA family hydrolase → MTTRPRQFDLIAFDWDGTLFDSTQIITRCIQAAVVDVGGVKPTDEAASYVIGMALMQALAHAAPDVPQDKYPLLGERYRFHYMKHANDIALFDGVLPLLAALRERHHWLAVATGKSRRGLDEALHTSELKGVFDGSRTADETAGKPHPRMLHELMREFGVEPGRTLMIGDTTHDLQMAVNAGCASVGVSYGAHDHGQFEPLNPRFIAHSVKELHDWLLANA, encoded by the coding sequence ATGACCACACGCCCGCGCCAGTTTGATTTGATTGCCTTCGATTGGGACGGCACGCTGTTTGACTCCACGCAAATCATCACCCGTTGCATTCAGGCCGCCGTAGTGGATGTGGGCGGCGTCAAGCCCACGGACGAGGCGGCGTCTTATGTGATTGGCATGGCGCTCATGCAGGCATTGGCCCATGCTGCGCCTGATGTGCCGCAAGACAAATACCCGCTGTTGGGTGAACGCTACCGTTTCCATTACATGAAGCACGCCAATGACATCGCCTTGTTTGATGGCGTCTTGCCTTTGCTGGCCGCTTTGCGCGAACGCCACCATTGGCTGGCAGTGGCCACAGGCAAAAGCCGCCGAGGCTTGGATGAAGCCTTACATACCAGTGAACTCAAAGGCGTGTTCGATGGCTCGCGCACGGCAGATGAAACAGCAGGCAAGCCCCACCCACGCATGCTGCACGAGCTGATGCGCGAATTTGGCGTGGAGCCCGGACGCACCTTGATGATTGGCGACACCACGCACGACCTGCAAATGGCCGTGAATGCGGGTTGCGCCAGTGTGGGCGTGAGCTACGGCGCACACGACCACGGCCAGTTTGAACCCTTGAACCCACGATTCATCGCGCACTCTGTGAAGGAGTTGCACGATTGGTTGTTGGCGAATGCGTAA
- a CDS encoding RluA family pseudouridine synthase, translated as MNHIIGASAPTPAPSVKTLTVDEDSAGQRLDNFLMRHLKGVPKTHVYRIIRSGEVRVNKGRASADQRVEAGDLVRLPPVRISAQVKAKADAPAPAREFPVLMEDEAMMAIDKPAGVAVHGGSGVSFGVIEQLRRARPASTNLELVHRLDRETSGVLLVAKKRSALKNLQDQFRDRETGKTYLALVLGLWPSNKKVIDSPLFKYTVETGVGEGERRVKVVDKDDPNGMRSITLVRVARTVGPYTLLEVTIKTGRTHQIRVHLASQGHPIAGDDKYGDFEHNKLLQKMGLKRMFLHAWQLKFQHPQSHRPVSLQAPLPPELKNFVDGIQPPIIQPHLDV; from the coding sequence GTGAATCACATTATAGGGGCTTCGGCCCCAACCCCCGCCCCCTCGGTAAAAACACTGACTGTCGACGAAGACTCGGCTGGTCAGCGCTTAGACAACTTCCTCATGCGCCACCTCAAGGGTGTGCCGAAAACCCACGTCTACCGCATCATTCGCTCCGGCGAAGTGCGGGTGAACAAGGGCCGCGCCTCGGCCGATCAACGGGTGGAGGCGGGCGATTTGGTGCGCTTGCCGCCTGTGCGCATCTCGGCTCAAGTGAAGGCCAAGGCCGATGCACCCGCTCCTGCCCGTGAATTTCCCGTCCTGATGGAAGACGAGGCCATGATGGCCATCGACAAACCGGCAGGCGTGGCTGTGCACGGCGGCAGTGGGGTGAGCTTTGGCGTGATCGAACAACTGCGACGTGCCCGTCCAGCCTCGACCAACCTAGAACTGGTGCACCGACTAGACCGCGAAACCTCGGGCGTGTTGCTGGTGGCCAAAAAGCGCAGCGCCCTCAAAAACCTGCAAGACCAGTTCCGCGACCGCGAAACGGGCAAAACCTATTTGGCCTTGGTGCTGGGCCTGTGGCCGTCCAACAAGAAGGTGATTGACTCGCCCTTGTTCAAGTACACCGTCGAAACTGGTGTGGGCGAGGGTGAACGCCGCGTCAAAGTGGTGGACAAGGACGATCCGAACGGCATGCGTTCCATCACTTTGGTGCGTGTGGCACGCACGGTGGGCCCGTACACGCTGCTGGAAGTCACCATCAAAACCGGTCGCACCCACCAAATTCGCGTGCACTTGGCCAGCCAAGGCCACCCGATTGCGGGTGACGACAAATACGGCGACTTCGAGCACAACAAACTCTTGCAGAAGATGGGCCTCAAGCGCATGTTCTTGCATGCCTGGCAGCTCAAGTTTCAGCATCCGCAAAGCCACCGCCCCGTCAGCTTGCAAGCGCCGCTGCCGCCGGAGCTGAAAAACTTTGTGGACGGCATTCAGCCGCCCATCATTCAACCGCACCTCGACGTATGA
- a CDS encoding Rne/Rng family ribonuclease, with amino-acid sequence MKRMLINATQSEERRLAIVDGQKLLDYEIEIEGREQRKGNIYKAVVTRVEPSLEACFVDYGEDRHGFLPFKEISKQYFAEGVTASQARIQDAIKEGQELLVQVEKEERGNKGAALTTFISLAGRYVVLMPNNPRGGGVSRRIEGDDRAELKEAMDQLEYPKGMSIIARTAGIGRSAPELQWDLNYLLKLWTAIDGAKGAKGAFLIYQESSLVIRAIRDYFNHDIGDILIDTDDIYEQAHQFMAHVMPEHAARVKRYSDETPLFSRFQIEHQIESAYARTVNLPSGGAIVIDHTEALVSVDVNSARAIKGGDIEETATRTNLEAADEVARQMRLRDLGGLIVIDFIDMDESRNRRDVENRLREALRHDRARVQFGTISKFGLMEMSRQRLRPALSEGASIPCPRCGGSGHVRDTESSALQILRIIQEESMKDNTAAVYAQVPVEVASFLLNEKRTEIAKIEIQQRLNVLLVPNKTLETPNYKLERLKHDDPRLDRVEASYKMAEEFEDPTAVTRRSQEPTNKQTPVIKGVLPDAPAPAHEPKPAAPAKAPAHARGAKPAAKAPEAKSSGLWGWFTGLFSSDSEEKAKPAVGDKKPGERGERRDGRSANSRGGRGGRGGRGGDRAERGERPEGQGRNAEGRNERNAEGVEARGERPARGERAERGERNVEQRGEGGRSEGGREGRGPRQDRNRGGRGEGRNAEGRNGEVRNAEGQAALDNNASPEAQAEARAKARNERMAREERGESTEGGNEQREPRGERTERGERSEGGQGRRERSPRGERNDGRRERAPRLDENGNPEALPLDQAADTEGQATQTDENGGERRERRSRDRYGRDRRERGDRAPREEGSTEHADNGQTAEHDHAAHDHTSNEQAPQEARETREPRQPREPREPRGERPERQERNERSDRSDRAPRHAPREEAQSAAPAAQAPARQGMPHIQAFTLPLAEMQAVAQGSGLEWVNSNPDSIAAVQAAIAAEPKPVHVPRERPPLVILDEGPLVLVETRRDL; translated from the coding sequence ATGAAACGGATGCTCATTAATGCAACCCAGTCGGAAGAACGCCGCCTGGCCATCGTCGACGGCCAAAAACTGCTCGACTATGAAATTGAAATCGAAGGCCGCGAACAGCGCAAAGGCAACATCTACAAAGCTGTAGTCACCCGCGTTGAACCATCGCTCGAAGCTTGCTTTGTGGACTACGGCGAAGACCGCCACGGCTTCTTGCCATTCAAAGAAATCTCCAAGCAGTACTTCGCCGAAGGCGTGACTGCGAGCCAAGCACGCATCCAAGACGCCATCAAAGAAGGCCAAGAACTCTTGGTCCAAGTGGAAAAAGAAGAACGTGGCAACAAGGGCGCAGCCCTGACCACCTTCATCAGCTTGGCCGGTCGCTATGTGGTGCTCATGCCCAACAACCCACGTGGTGGTGGCGTCAGCCGCCGCATCGAGGGCGACGACCGCGCCGAACTCAAAGAAGCGATGGACCAATTGGAATACCCGAAGGGGATGTCCATCATCGCGCGCACCGCTGGCATTGGCCGCAGCGCCCCTGAGTTGCAATGGGACTTGAACTACTTGCTCAAGTTGTGGACCGCCATCGACGGCGCCAAGGGTGCCAAAGGCGCGTTCTTGATTTATCAAGAATCCAGCTTGGTCATCCGCGCCATCCGCGACTACTTCAACCATGACATCGGCGACATCTTGATCGACACCGATGACATCTATGAGCAAGCGCACCAGTTCATGGCCCACGTCATGCCTGAGCACGCCGCTCGCGTGAAGCGCTACAGCGACGAAACCCCGCTGTTCAGCCGCTTCCAAATCGAACACCAAATCGAATCGGCCTATGCCCGCACCGTCAACCTGCCATCAGGCGGCGCGATTGTGATTGACCACACCGAAGCTTTGGTTTCTGTGGACGTTAACTCGGCACGCGCCATCAAAGGCGGCGACATCGAAGAAACTGCGACACGCACCAACCTTGAAGCTGCCGACGAAGTGGCCCGCCAAATGCGCTTGCGCGACTTGGGCGGCCTGATCGTCATCGACTTCATTGACATGGACGAAAGCCGCAACCGCCGTGATGTGGAAAACCGCTTGCGCGAAGCATTGCGCCACGACCGTGCCCGCGTGCAATTTGGCACCATCAGCAAATTCGGCTTGATGGAAATGAGCCGCCAACGCCTGCGCCCTGCGCTGAGCGAAGGTGCTTCGATTCCTTGCCCACGCTGCGGCGGCTCTGGCCACGTGCGTGACACCGAGAGCTCGGCGCTGCAAATCTTGCGCATCATCCAAGAAGAGTCCATGAAGGACAACACGGCAGCCGTGTACGCCCAAGTGCCAGTGGAAGTGGCGTCGTTCTTGTTGAACGAGAAGCGCACTGAAATTGCCAAGATTGAAATTCAACAACGCTTGAACGTGTTGCTCGTGCCTAACAAGACACTGGAAACACCGAACTACAAGTTGGAGCGTCTCAAGCACGACGACCCGCGCCTCGACCGCGTGGAAGCCAGCTACAAAATGGCCGAGGAGTTTGAAGACCCCACTGCCGTGACACGCCGCTCACAAGAGCCTACAAATAAGCAAACGCCCGTCATCAAAGGCGTATTGCCTGATGCACCTGCGCCAGCACATGAGCCTAAGCCTGCTGCACCGGCGAAAGCACCTGCACACGCACGCGGCGCTAAGCCTGCGGCCAAAGCACCCGAAGCTAAATCAAGCGGCTTGTGGGGTTGGTTCACTGGTTTGTTCAGCAGCGACTCAGAAGAAAAAGCCAAGCCAGCTGTAGGCGACAAAAAGCCAGGCGAACGCGGCGAGCGCCGTGATGGCCGCAGTGCTAATAGCCGAGGCGGCCGTGGTGGCCGCGGTGGCCGTGGTGGTGATCGCGCTGAGCGCGGTGAGCGCCCTGAAGGTCAAGGTCGCAACGCTGAAGGCCGTAATGAGCGCAACGCCGAAGGCGTTGAGGCCCGTGGCGAACGCCCAGCACGCGGCGAGCGTGCAGAGCGTGGCGAGCGCAATGTGGAACAACGCGGTGAAGGTGGTCGCAGCGAGGGTGGTCGCGAAGGCCGTGGCCCACGTCAAGACCGCAACCGCGGTGGTCGTGGCGAAGGCCGCAATGCAGAAGGCCGTAACGGTGAAGTTCGCAATGCAGAAGGCCAAGCCGCCCTCGACAACAACGCATCACCTGAAGCTCAAGCAGAAGCTCGCGCCAAAGCCCGCAACGAACGCATGGCCCGCGAAGAGCGTGGCGAAAGCACCGAAGGCGGCAACGAGCAACGCGAACCTCGCGGTGAACGCACAGAGCGCGGCGAACGCAGTGAAGGTGGCCAAGGCCGTCGCGAACGCAGCCCACGCGGCGAACGCAACGACGGTCGCCGTGAACGCGCCCCACGTTTAGACGAAAACGGCAACCCTGAAGCCTTGCCACTCGACCAAGCTGCTGACACCGAAGGCCAAGCAACGCAAACCGACGAGAACGGTGGCGAGCGTCGTGAGCGCCGCTCACGCGACCGTTACGGCCGTGACCGCCGCGAGCGTGGCGACCGCGCACCGCGTGAAGAAGGTTCTACAGAACACGCCGACAACGGCCAAACTGCTGAGCACGACCACGCTGCGCATGACCACACGTCAAACGAGCAAGCCCCGCAAGAAGCCCGCGAGACACGTGAGCCACGCCAACCGCGTGAACCACGCGAACCACGTGGTGAGCGTCCAGAGCGCCAAGAACGCAACGAGCGCTCTGACCGTTCCGACCGCGCTCCACGTCACGCACCGCGTGAAGAAGCACAGTCAGCAGCGCCAGCGGCCCAAGCCCCTGCACGCCAAGGCATGCCGCATATCCAAGCGTTCACACTGCCTTTGGCAGAGATGCAAGCCGTGGCTCAAGGTAGCGGTTTGGAATGGGTCAACTCCAATCCAGACAGCATCGCCGCCGTACAAGCAGCCATCGCAGCTGAGCCAAAGCCTGTGCATGTGCCACGCGAGCGCCCACCGCTGGTGATCTTGGATGAAGGCCCACTGGTGTTGGTTGAGACCCGCAGGGATCTGTAA